One window from the genome of Rufibacter tibetensis encodes:
- a CDS encoding response regulator — translation MKKLKGILLIDDDDTNNFLNHRLLNRMQITDKIREFRNGKQAFDYLYSISEGHAELTGEYFKPSLILLDINMPVMDGFEFLALFEKLSESFRKDVVLALLTTSEHNQDTARAAASHITYLTKPLTTQKVQDLLDAHFKDNAE, via the coding sequence ATGAAAAAACTAAAGGGCATCTTACTTATTGACGACGACGACACCAATAACTTCCTGAACCACCGCTTGCTGAACCGGATGCAGATCACAGACAAGATTAGGGAGTTCCGCAACGGGAAGCAGGCTTTTGACTATCTCTACTCTATTAGTGAGGGGCATGCAGAGCTTACGGGCGAATACTTCAAACCCTCGCTTATTCTCCTGGACATTAACATGCCCGTGATGGATGGGTTTGAGTTCCTAGCGCTGTTTGAGAAACTAAGCGAGTCTTTCCGGAAAGATGTAGTCCTGGCACTGTTGACCACTTCAGAGCATAACCAAGACACAGCGCGGGCGGCTGCCAGTCACATCACCTATCTTACCAAACCGCTTACGACTCAGAAAGTGCAGGACCTGCTGGATGCTCATTTCAAGGATAACGCAGAGTAG